Proteins co-encoded in one Marinomonas sp. IMCC 4694 genomic window:
- a CDS encoding DctP family TRAP transporter solute-binding subunit codes for MNLKKITAGLIAAGAISAASAADLTLTIGHVDPQDWTTSKKGAATEVFKNLVEAESGGRIEVNVYPSGQLGGETDLVQSAQEGTLSMAMVSGAFAKVCKEAAVLEIPYLFPSAPVAWEVLDGEFGKALSEHCLAQSGLRTLAYGETGFRNFTNSKRPVAEPKDLKGLKIRVQTLPLYVEMVKAMGAEPTPIAWPEVPSALTTGVVDGQENPVSVIEANKFYEFQKYLTLDGHVYGTDFLLMNEDIYQSLSDADRAIIERAAKVAGTLGRAVQQFNSAKGLKSLAANGMEITTPTPAQLAMFRDIAQPAVINWLKGEVQPEWIDRVQSSVNMVSNNQ; via the coding sequence ATGAATTTGAAAAAAATCACCGCTGGATTAATCGCTGCCGGCGCAATCAGTGCCGCAAGTGCCGCCGATCTAACTCTGACCATTGGTCACGTAGACCCACAAGATTGGACCACCTCTAAAAAAGGCGCGGCAACTGAAGTCTTCAAAAACTTAGTAGAAGCCGAATCTGGCGGTCGTATTGAAGTCAATGTTTACCCTTCAGGCCAGCTGGGTGGTGAAACCGATCTTGTACAATCCGCTCAAGAAGGCACGCTCAGTATGGCGATGGTGTCTGGCGCATTTGCAAAAGTCTGTAAAGAAGCCGCTGTGTTAGAAATCCCTTACTTATTCCCTTCTGCGCCAGTAGCATGGGAAGTTCTGGACGGTGAATTTGGTAAAGCCTTGTCAGAACATTGCTTGGCACAGAGTGGACTTCGCACGTTAGCGTATGGCGAAACAGGCTTTCGTAACTTTACCAACTCAAAACGCCCTGTTGCTGAGCCGAAAGATCTAAAAGGTCTAAAAATTCGCGTTCAGACTTTGCCTTTGTACGTCGAAATGGTGAAAGCCATGGGCGCGGAGCCAACACCTATTGCATGGCCTGAAGTACCATCAGCGCTAACAACCGGCGTGGTAGACGGCCAAGAAAACCCAGTCAGTGTGATTGAAGCAAACAAATTTTATGAGTTTCAAAAATACCTAACGTTAGATGGTCACGTATACGGCACAGATTTCTTGCTGATGAACGAAGACATTTATCAGTCTTTGAGCGACGCGGATCGAGCCATTATTGAACGTGCGGCAAAAGTGGCCGGTACCTTGGGTCGTGCCGTTCAGCAGTTTAATTCTGCTAAAGGGTTAAAGTCTCTTGCCGCTAACGGCATGGAAATTACCACACCAACACCAGCACAATTAGCTATGTTCCGTGATATTGCACAACCTGCGGTAATTAATTGGTTAAAAGGTGAAGTTCAACCTGAGTGGATCGATCGTGTCCAATCATCAGTCAATATGGTTAGCAACAACCAATAA
- a CDS encoding TRAP transporter small permease, which yields MKRLFKNTLAVLTGTSLFVIFSVILVSSLSRYLLNSPIQWSEEVAKYAMIYGTMFGMALCYLEGLHIRFTFLEDMVSARIRHLLHLVSDLVALISGVVIVYSGYLFMMKRGAIEAPGTGIQMYYFHVAMVIGGACLTIAALIRLVEYFQPSTSAKGPSSC from the coding sequence ATGAAGCGCCTCTTTAAAAATACCCTCGCCGTCTTGACCGGCACCTCTCTTTTCGTGATTTTTAGCGTTATTTTGGTAAGCAGCTTGAGCCGCTACTTATTAAATTCGCCGATCCAATGGAGCGAAGAAGTCGCAAAATACGCCATGATTTACGGCACTATGTTTGGTATGGCCCTGTGTTACTTAGAAGGTCTACACATTCGCTTTACGTTTTTGGAAGACATGGTTTCCGCTCGTATTCGTCACTTACTGCACCTTGTATCGGACCTTGTTGCTCTCATCAGCGGTGTTGTCATTGTCTATTCTGGGTATCTTTTTATGATGAAGCGAGGCGCGATAGAAGCGCCAGGCACTGGCATTCAAATGTACTATTTTCATGTGGCTATGGTTATTGGTGGCGCCTGCCTTACCATTGCCGCGCTCATTCGTCTGGTTGAATACTTTCAGCCCTCCACATCAGCGAAAGGACCCTCTTCATGCTAG
- a CDS encoding TRAP transporter large permease produces the protein MLGLGILLILLVIGSPIAFAILLGVVGHVYTLPFNVSLVAQRIFSGLDSFSILAIPLFVLAGELMNESGITGRIINFANALVGHMKAGLAHVNIWASVIFAGLSGSAVADTSALGRVFIPTMEKEGYPRAFAAALTAASSVIGPMIPPSIPVIIYALITTGVSVPALFLAGVTPGLFLAVGLSIYVYFFAGHYAPLKAKLSMKERWKAFVDAWIPLFMPVFIVGSILTGIVTPTEAAAFAAAYALLAGIFILKSLHLSSLPRIFMRAMRDSSVILIVIGVVAAANWLLTFSRVPQTVSQMVLEQVSSPWMFLILVNVILLVVGLFLEGIAAMLILLPILHPIAMSLGIDPVHFGIVVIFNLMIGLVTPPMGICLFVSNSIANVGIAAISRQIMPLFLVELAVLILITFVPSTVTFLPNLFGY, from the coding sequence ATGCTAGGTCTCGGAATTTTACTTATTCTTTTAGTGATCGGCAGCCCCATTGCCTTTGCCATTTTATTGGGCGTTGTAGGTCATGTTTACACCCTTCCCTTTAACGTGAGTTTGGTGGCTCAGCGTATTTTTAGTGGGCTCGACTCGTTTTCTATTTTGGCCATTCCACTGTTTGTTTTGGCGGGTGAGTTGATGAACGAAAGCGGCATTACTGGCCGTATTATTAATTTTGCCAATGCTTTAGTCGGCCACATGAAGGCGGGGCTTGCGCATGTAAATATTTGGGCATCGGTCATCTTTGCAGGTTTGTCCGGTTCAGCGGTCGCCGACACCTCAGCGCTGGGTCGCGTGTTCATTCCAACCATGGAAAAAGAAGGCTATCCTCGTGCGTTTGCCGCGGCATTAACGGCCGCATCGTCGGTGATTGGCCCGATGATTCCCCCAAGTATTCCGGTGATTATTTATGCACTAATCACGACCGGCGTGTCAGTGCCTGCGTTGTTTCTTGCTGGTGTTACGCCAGGTTTGTTCTTGGCGGTTGGTTTGTCTATCTATGTGTATTTTTTTGCTGGACACTACGCGCCACTGAAGGCAAAACTGTCAATGAAAGAGCGCTGGAAGGCCTTTGTTGACGCATGGATTCCACTTTTCATGCCGGTGTTTATTGTCGGCTCTATTTTAACCGGTATTGTTACGCCCACCGAAGCGGCGGCGTTTGCGGCGGCGTATGCTTTACTAGCCGGCATATTCATTCTAAAAAGTCTGCACTTATCCAGCTTGCCGCGAATTTTCATGCGCGCGATGCGTGATTCGTCGGTGATATTGATTGTGATTGGTGTCGTCGCGGCAGCAAACTGGTTACTGACTTTTTCAAGAGTGCCGCAAACCGTTAGCCAGATGGTGCTTGAGCAAGTTTCCAGCCCTTGGATGTTCTTGATTTTGGTCAACGTTATTTTATTGGTAGTGGGGCTTTTCCTTGAAGGCATCGCGGCCATGTTGATCCTGTTGCCTATCTTGCACCCCATTGCGATGAGCTTAGGGATTGATCCGGTTCACTTTGGCATTGTGGTTATTTTCAATCTTATGATTGGTCTTGTTACGCCGCCAATGGGGATTTGTCTGTTTGTGTCTAATTCAATAGCCAATGTGGGCATCGCGGCGATTTCGAGACAGATCATGCCGTTGTTCTTAGTCGAGCTGGCGGTGTTGATTCTGATTACTTTTGTACCAAGTACGGTTACATTTTTACCGAATCTGTTTGGTTATTAA
- a CDS encoding peroxiredoxin codes for MSILVGDMLPHGAFQVMGDEGPETVDVIEFFTGKTVLMFAVPGAFTPTCSASHLPGFVVHCDALKDKGIDDIVCVSVNDVFVMNAWGKVNNAENLVMAADGLAEFTCSMGLELDISAAKMGIRSRRYAMLVTNGIVQQLWLDEPGEYKVSSAEYVLSQL; via the coding sequence ATGTCGATTCTTGTTGGTGATATGTTGCCTCATGGTGCGTTTCAGGTAATGGGCGATGAAGGCCCTGAGACGGTGGATGTCATCGAGTTTTTTACAGGCAAAACCGTGTTGATGTTTGCAGTGCCAGGGGCGTTCACACCGACCTGCAGCGCGAGCCATCTGCCTGGTTTCGTTGTGCATTGTGATGCGTTAAAAGACAAAGGCATCGACGATATTGTGTGTGTCTCGGTCAATGATGTGTTTGTAATGAACGCTTGGGGCAAGGTCAATAACGCGGAAAACTTGGTTATGGCGGCGGATGGTTTAGCCGAGTTCACCTGTTCAATGGGGTTAGAACTGGACATTTCCGCGGCCAAAATGGGCATTCGTAGCCGCCGCTATGCGATGTTAGTAACGAACGGGATCGTACAGCAATTGTGGTTGGATGAGCCGGGAGAATACAAGGTAAGCTCTGCAGAATACGTATTGAGTCAGCTGTGA
- a CDS encoding methyl-accepting chemotaxis protein, translating to MSLSVIQRVLLGFGILLLLLLVMAASGFMGIHKVENRLQIATGSVADISMNSNALKDDLSLANAVVLQYLLSKTPDSLEDLSLRFAAHRQEFSEISAVLSEQLKDMPVMNDTVNSISKEAIRFFDYTDVAFSNHKTMLQLQAMLPNEKLDLKDVIHFASEDLDMLVADGDTPEVQFAASYMHSQIESLKVSVNDYFDVRGLDKMQALRTEMGSVISSLKDKQTYLNDDNINDLVSEIDNSITSLNGVIAQHYQNAQLMQESEVLARALSDSMESINASVSLLLSETHLMRARAKVEANQVASVSTLVIVSVLVVSMVIAAGVTLWVSRSIRVPLKEIIAILGQIAEGDFTQCSQVNTKDEFGELSMWVNALVTKLRGVMTNIEQASNDVADSALSHVCLAGESRQLMNSQNQRTTQVASSMSDMVAAVDQVAKSSEIILHQIQSVDEKTSQNRAKMDANIQKIENTLGQIERSTTVVNQLDDYSKSIDRILDVIQAIADQTNLLALNAAIEAARAGEQGRGFAVVADEVRTLATRTHSSTEEIQHVIAQIQQGVTKTVDSMEASRQSASSSVIDARSVGASFVDLQNSMADIRDLSTQIATAAEEQSAVAQDIRKSVLDIAHMSEQATLGSDKSEKDSKGLSALASYQKQLLSQFKIV from the coding sequence ATGTCTTTGTCGGTTATTCAAAGAGTTTTACTTGGCTTTGGTATTTTACTGCTGTTGTTATTAGTGATGGCGGCGTCGGGCTTTATGGGTATTCATAAAGTTGAAAATCGATTGCAGATTGCAACGGGAAGCGTGGCGGATATTTCGATGAACAGCAACGCATTAAAAGACGATTTGAGCTTGGCCAATGCTGTTGTTTTACAGTATTTACTTAGTAAAACACCGGATTCATTGGAAGATTTGTCATTGCGATTTGCAGCGCATCGACAAGAATTTAGCGAAATATCAGCGGTATTATCTGAGCAGCTAAAAGACATGCCCGTCATGAATGACACGGTGAACAGCATCAGCAAGGAAGCGATACGGTTTTTTGATTACACGGACGTGGCTTTTTCTAACCACAAAACCATGTTGCAACTCCAAGCGATGCTTCCGAATGAAAAGCTTGATTTAAAAGATGTTATCCATTTTGCCAGCGAAGATTTAGACATGCTTGTAGCGGATGGCGACACGCCGGAAGTGCAATTTGCCGCTTCTTATATGCACAGTCAAATAGAAAGCTTGAAGGTTTCGGTCAATGATTATTTTGATGTACGTGGTTTGGATAAAATGCAGGCGCTGCGCACTGAAATGGGGTCGGTTATATCGAGCTTAAAGGACAAACAGACCTATCTCAATGACGATAATATCAATGATTTGGTGAGTGAAATCGACAACAGTATTACTTCCTTGAATGGTGTTATTGCCCAGCATTATCAAAATGCGCAGCTCATGCAGGAATCTGAAGTGTTGGCGAGAGCGTTGTCAGACAGTATGGAAAGCATCAATGCGTCCGTGAGTTTACTTTTGTCTGAGACGCATTTGATGCGTGCTCGTGCAAAGGTAGAGGCCAACCAGGTCGCTTCTGTCTCGACCCTCGTTATTGTCAGTGTTTTGGTCGTCTCTATGGTCATTGCAGCAGGGGTGACATTGTGGGTTAGCCGCAGTATTCGAGTGCCGTTAAAAGAAATAATAGCCATACTAGGGCAAATTGCAGAAGGCGACTTTACACAGTGCAGTCAGGTGAACACCAAGGATGAATTTGGTGAGCTTTCAATGTGGGTTAATGCATTGGTTACCAAGCTCCGAGGTGTTATGACGAACATTGAACAGGCTTCCAACGACGTGGCTGACTCTGCACTGAGCCATGTGTGCTTAGCGGGTGAGTCTAGGCAGCTGATGAATTCGCAGAATCAGAGAACCACCCAAGTGGCATCGTCTATGTCTGATATGGTGGCCGCGGTGGATCAAGTCGCAAAAAGCTCCGAAATTATTTTGCATCAGATTCAATCCGTAGATGAAAAGACCAGTCAAAACCGAGCGAAAATGGACGCGAATATTCAGAAAATTGAAAACACCCTTGGACAAATAGAGCGTTCAACGACGGTCGTTAATCAACTTGATGACTATTCAAAAAGTATTGATCGTATATTAGATGTCATACAGGCCATTGCAGATCAAACCAACCTATTGGCCCTTAATGCCGCGATTGAAGCGGCTCGGGCGGGCGAACAGGGGCGAGGCTTTGCTGTAGTCGCTGACGAAGTTCGCACATTAGCCACTCGAACACACAGCTCAACCGAAGAGATCCAGCACGTGATTGCACAAATACAGCAAGGTGTGACGAAAACGGTGGACAGTATGGAGGCAAGCCGCCAAAGCGCCAGTTCCAGTGTGATTGATGCGCGCTCGGTAGGGGCGTCATTTGTTGACTTGCAAAATAGTATGGCAGACATCAGAGATCTGAGCACACAAATAGCCACCGCAGCGGAAGAACAATCTGCGGTCGCACAAGACATCAGAAAAAGTGTGTTAGACATTGCGCACATGTCAGAGCAAGCAACATTAGGCTCAGATAAAAGTGAGAAAGACAGTAAAGGGTTGTCTGCACTGGCTTCCTATCAGAAACAGCTTCTTAGTCAATTTAAGATTGTTTGA
- a CDS encoding PLP-dependent aminotransferase family protein, which produces MDCPLYEKIANQIEHQVHEGIFLPGAKIPSVRKSSKQMEVSVATVLQAYSLLEDRGVIKARPQKGYFVQETQLQHANVAKIEPIQNDDSIHALLRRLLHVSQDDKVIQFGAAIPKSQFLPIRQLQRSVGRLMRLEPELCVAYEFTPGSLNLRRQIAIRMLDSGCQLQPDDITITLGCQNALMLSLQAVAKAGDTIAIESPAYYGVLQAIETLQLKAIEIPCNSSTGMDLDVFESAAAQWDIKACVITPNNQNPTGATLTQSARSRLIALSIARDVTLIEDDVYGELSYRDKRERALKADDIHHRMIYCSSFSKSIAPGFRIGWVVGGKFQEQIEHYAYVQSLAIPTLTQTAIANFLENGAYDRHLRKTRLAYQDNLARCQALIQEHFPNGTQTSRPQGGFLLWVTLPNSLNAMTLYSQALEQNIGLLPGLAFSLTAQFSHHFRLNYALNWDNKTDAALKELGRLCQRQNNAYIATSENAQD; this is translated from the coding sequence ATGGATTGCCCCCTTTACGAAAAAATCGCCAACCAGATTGAACATCAAGTTCATGAAGGTATTTTCTTACCCGGTGCAAAAATCCCTTCTGTGCGTAAATCTAGCAAGCAAATGGAAGTCAGTGTGGCGACGGTGTTGCAGGCCTACAGTTTGCTAGAAGATCGAGGCGTGATCAAAGCACGCCCTCAAAAAGGCTATTTTGTTCAAGAGACTCAGTTACAACATGCTAACGTAGCAAAAATCGAACCGATTCAAAACGATGACTCGATTCATGCACTTCTTAGACGTTTATTGCATGTCTCGCAAGACGATAAAGTCATCCAATTTGGTGCTGCCATACCCAAGAGTCAATTTTTACCCATACGCCAGTTGCAGCGTTCTGTCGGACGCTTAATGCGCTTAGAACCTGAGCTTTGTGTGGCCTATGAATTTACCCCAGGCTCACTGAACTTACGTCGCCAAATTGCGATCAGAATGCTGGACAGTGGTTGCCAACTTCAGCCCGATGACATTACCATCACGCTTGGCTGCCAAAATGCGCTAATGCTGTCACTGCAAGCCGTGGCAAAGGCCGGAGACACCATCGCGATTGAAAGCCCCGCCTATTATGGCGTGCTGCAAGCGATTGAAACGCTCCAACTTAAAGCCATAGAAATTCCCTGCAACTCGTCGACTGGCATGGATCTGGATGTGTTTGAATCCGCCGCCGCTCAATGGGACATAAAGGCCTGTGTGATTACCCCTAACAATCAGAACCCAACGGGGGCCACACTCACCCAATCGGCTCGATCACGCCTCATAGCGTTATCTATTGCCCGAGACGTGACGCTAATTGAAGACGATGTGTATGGCGAACTAAGCTATCGAGATAAGCGTGAACGTGCGCTCAAAGCGGACGACATTCATCACCGGATGATTTATTGCAGCTCTTTTTCAAAAAGTATCGCGCCAGGGTTTCGCATTGGCTGGGTGGTTGGAGGCAAATTTCAAGAACAAATAGAGCATTATGCTTATGTTCAATCATTGGCCATCCCCACACTCACACAAACGGCCATTGCCAATTTTTTAGAAAATGGCGCGTACGATCGCCATTTACGTAAAACGCGCCTCGCTTACCAAGATAACTTGGCGCGCTGCCAGGCGCTTATCCAAGAACACTTTCCAAATGGAACCCAAACCTCGCGCCCACAGGGTGGCTTTTTATTATGGGTCACACTGCCCAACTCCCTCAACGCAATGACACTGTACAGCCAAGCATTAGAACAAAACATTGGCCTACTGCCAGGTTTGGCTTTTAGTTTAACCGCGCAATTTAGTCATCATTTTCGTTTAAATTACGCACTTAATTGGGACAATAAAACAGACGCCGCACTAAAAGAGTTAGGTCGGCTTTGCCAACGGCAAAACAACGCCTACATAGCCACCAGCGAAAACGCTCAAGACTAG
- a CDS encoding PilZ domain-containing protein translates to MNLVSHILKFVCTERAKSVQFAFFFKHSAFLADNINIYINSWLVAMEFVAHPRDLPLAITLIEDQPFPPTNEERAGFVGITYVTLRPFDNGRSVRITLEEIDPNFCVSGRIVWCNKESDGYHVAIEFPTKEECYCVRMIEQLSQIEHYRRQAKIDGRRLNYNEAAAEWIQKFAASFPAFSI, encoded by the coding sequence ATGAATTTAGTGTCTCACATCTTAAAATTCGTCTGTACAGAAAGGGCAAAAAGCGTACAATTCGCTTTCTTTTTTAAACACTCTGCCTTCTTGGCCGATAACATCAATATCTACATTAATAGCTGGCTTGTTGCGATGGAATTTGTTGCCCATCCGAGAGACCTTCCTTTAGCGATTACGTTAATAGAAGATCAGCCCTTTCCTCCCACTAACGAAGAAAGAGCTGGGTTTGTCGGTATCACCTATGTCACCCTTCGTCCTTTTGATAATGGGCGCTCGGTCAGAATTACGCTGGAAGAAATAGATCCGAATTTTTGTGTATCTGGCCGTATCGTCTGGTGCAACAAGGAAAGTGATGGCTACCATGTGGCGATTGAATTCCCAACCAAAGAAGAATGTTACTGCGTTCGAATGATCGAACAGCTTTCTCAAATAGAACATTATCGACGCCAAGCAAAAATAGACGGGCGACGACTCAACTACAATGAAGCGGCCGCAGAATGGATACAAAAATTCGCAGCCAGTTTCCCAGCGTTTTCTATTTAA
- a CDS encoding DUF501 domain-containing protein — MTTTLSQHDIDIITLQLGRAPNGISAIAHYSPQGIPQVLKMETWVFEQPFPTLYWLSSKAIDKALAKIESSGFVKELEQRIQDDEVLREAHHASHRDYIARRWEAMTDEHKAILEEKGFKPLFDKLGIGGIANWDKVRCLHMQYAHHLAGDNVIGRILDEEYGMRAIADAES, encoded by the coding sequence ATGACGACCACACTCTCTCAGCACGATATTGATATTATTACCCTACAACTAGGGCGCGCACCCAATGGTATCAGCGCGATTGCGCATTACTCGCCACAAGGCATTCCACAAGTCTTAAAAATGGAAACTTGGGTATTCGAGCAACCTTTCCCGACCTTATATTGGCTGTCGAGCAAAGCCATCGATAAAGCGCTCGCTAAAATAGAAAGTAGCGGCTTTGTAAAAGAGCTAGAACAACGTATTCAAGACGATGAGGTATTACGCGAAGCTCACCACGCATCTCATCGCGACTATATCGCCAGACGATGGGAAGCCATGACCGACGAACACAAAGCCATCTTGGAAGAAAAGGGCTTTAAACCCCTCTTTGATAAGCTGGGAATTGGCGGGATTGCGAATTGGGATAAAGTGCGCTGTTTACACATGCAATATGCCCATCACTTAGCGGGCGATAACGTCATTGGTCGTATTCTTGATGAAGAGTATGGCATGAGAGCCATCGCTGATGCCGAGTCCTGA
- the glpK gene encoding glycerol kinase GlpK: MTHYILAIDQGTTSSRAIVFDDKGARVGQSQQEFLQIFPNDGWVEHDPEAIWESTLAVCRSVLKDTGIAPEAIATIGITNQRETTILWDIETGKPIYNAIVWQDRRTSAFCQTLTKQGLSEVVQQKTGLLIDPYFSATKIRWVLDNVDGAREKAQAGKLAFGTVDSFLLWRLTNGKSHKTDATNAARTMAFNIHTQEWDKELIDLLGIGDVLFPEVMDCSADFGVIDASWLGAALPVNGMAGDQQAALIGQACFTPGMVKSTYGTGCFMILNTGDVAIRSEHKLLTTVGYRLDGKVTYALEGSIFVAGAAIQWLRDGLKLFSDAKETQSLAKQALNDDSVYLVPAFTGLGAPYWDPDARGAMIGLTRDTSVSDIVSAGLRSVCYQTRDLVGAMAQDGATFRSLRVDGGMVINDVMVQFLSDLLEITVERPCVTETTALGVAFLAGLRIGMYKSLNDIETLWKADKRFEPVMEKGTGDKLYQGWQKAVDRVRTRD, translated from the coding sequence ATGACGCATTATATTCTTGCTATTGATCAAGGCACCACCAGTTCTCGGGCTATTGTATTTGATGATAAAGGCGCCCGTGTCGGCCAGTCTCAGCAAGAGTTTCTGCAGATCTTCCCCAATGATGGCTGGGTAGAGCATGATCCTGAAGCGATTTGGGAGTCCACTTTGGCGGTGTGTCGATCTGTCCTCAAGGATACAGGCATAGCGCCAGAAGCGATAGCAACCATCGGTATCACCAATCAACGTGAAACCACGATTCTGTGGGACATTGAAACCGGTAAGCCCATCTACAACGCCATCGTATGGCAAGACCGTCGTACCAGTGCATTTTGTCAAACGCTGACAAAACAAGGGCTGAGTGAGGTCGTGCAGCAAAAAACGGGGTTGTTGATTGATCCGTACTTTTCAGCGACGAAAATCCGCTGGGTGTTAGACAATGTCGACGGGGCACGTGAAAAAGCGCAAGCAGGTAAGTTGGCGTTTGGTACGGTGGACAGCTTCCTGTTATGGCGTTTAACCAATGGAAAGTCTCATAAAACCGACGCCACTAACGCAGCACGTACCATGGCGTTCAATATCCATACGCAAGAATGGGACAAAGAGCTGATTGATCTTTTGGGTATTGGTGATGTGTTGTTTCCTGAGGTGATGGATTGCAGTGCGGACTTTGGTGTCATTGATGCGTCTTGGCTCGGCGCCGCACTTCCGGTGAATGGCATGGCCGGTGACCAGCAAGCGGCCTTGATCGGCCAAGCATGTTTCACCCCCGGTATGGTTAAAAGCACCTATGGCACCGGGTGTTTCATGATATTGAACACGGGCGACGTGGCCATTCGCTCAGAACATAAGCTTTTGACAACAGTGGGTTATCGGTTAGATGGTAAGGTAACCTACGCGTTAGAAGGCAGTATTTTTGTGGCGGGCGCCGCGATTCAGTGGCTTCGCGATGGCTTGAAGTTATTTTCCGATGCCAAGGAAACCCAGAGCTTAGCGAAACAAGCATTAAACGACGATTCGGTCTATTTGGTGCCGGCGTTTACTGGATTGGGGGCGCCTTATTGGGACCCTGATGCACGCGGTGCCATGATTGGTTTAACTCGAGACACCAGCGTGTCAGACATTGTGAGTGCGGGGTTGCGATCCGTTTGCTACCAAACACGTGATCTTGTAGGGGCTATGGCACAAGACGGCGCGACGTTCCGTTCGTTGCGTGTTGATGGTGGCATGGTTATTAACGATGTGATGGTGCAGTTTTTAAGCGATTTACTGGAAATCACCGTAGAGCGCCCTTGTGTGACGGAAACCACCGCTTTGGGGGTGGCATTTTTGGCGGGCCTGCGCATTGGTATGTACAAGTCTTTGAACGACATAGAAACCCTGTGGAAAGCCGACAAGCGCTTTGAGCCTGTTATGGAGAAGGGTACGGGTGACAAATTGTACCAGGGCTGGCAAAAAGCCGTGGATCGCGTTCGCACACGGGATTAG
- a CDS encoding IS5 family transposase: MAWKELKQQSFADALQASNRFIEEFDEIHDLLNWSCIERLFCDIHNRTKGERAWPPLMMFKALLLQSWHNLSDPALEKALARDLLFRRFVGVGLDQGVPDHSTIWRFRNLLEKNGLLDAAMTEINAQLAEQSLIIKQGEISIIDASVIEAKNARPRKNAEGKNTQDPEAGYSVKQSSDGKRKTTYGFKAHTNVDEDGFVKEVMLTAGNVHDSIPFESILTGHEREVYADSAYKSAQHSRLLKQKKVKECIIHRAYRNRPLNEDQEKQNRYFSSIRSRVEHVFGIMKLHYGLGKARYLGRARNQARVSLICMAYNLKRAFRIQREC, from the coding sequence ATGGCGTGGAAAGAGTTAAAACAACAGAGCTTTGCCGATGCGCTGCAAGCATCGAATCGGTTTATTGAAGAATTTGACGAGATTCATGACTTGTTGAATTGGTCCTGCATTGAGCGATTATTCTGTGACATTCACAACCGTACAAAAGGTGAACGCGCTTGGCCTCCGTTGATGATGTTTAAAGCTTTGTTATTGCAATCATGGCACAACCTAAGTGACCCAGCGCTGGAAAAAGCACTGGCTCGCGACTTATTATTTCGCCGGTTTGTCGGTGTCGGCCTAGATCAAGGCGTTCCCGACCACAGTACAATTTGGCGTTTCCGTAATCTGCTAGAGAAAAACGGATTACTAGACGCAGCGATGACCGAGATCAATGCCCAGTTAGCCGAACAAAGTCTGATCATCAAACAAGGTGAGATAAGCATCATAGATGCCAGCGTGATAGAAGCGAAGAATGCTCGTCCTCGTAAGAATGCTGAGGGTAAAAACACGCAAGACCCAGAAGCAGGCTATAGCGTTAAGCAAAGCAGCGATGGAAAACGTAAAACCACCTATGGTTTTAAGGCCCATACAAATGTGGATGAGGATGGTTTTGTCAAAGAAGTCATGCTCACGGCAGGCAATGTTCACGATTCGATTCCATTTGAATCGATACTCACTGGTCATGAGCGGGAAGTGTATGCAGACAGTGCGTACAAAAGTGCCCAGCACAGCAGGTTATTGAAGCAAAAAAAGGTCAAAGAATGCATTATCCATCGAGCTTATCGTAATAGACCTCTTAACGAGGATCAAGAAAAGCAAAACCGTTATTTTTCCAGTATTCGTTCCCGTGTAGAGCATGTCTTTGGGATAATGAAATTGCACTATGGGTTAGGTAAAGCGCGTTATCTAGGACGGGCTCGCAATCAGGCTAGGGTGAGTTTAATTTGTATGGCTTACAACCTAAAACGGGCGTTTCGTATCCAACGAGAATGCTGA